In the genome of ANME-2 cluster archaeon, one region contains:
- a CDS encoding phospholipase, producing MSINLGRLELFMGPKQLGAPDDLLDVIVSFIDESRQSLDVAVQELESRPIADALIRARQRGVSVRVVLEGDYLSVRRALADPWSEGGTNETNRQIHDALQRAKIEVKTDFNPDIFHQKFIIRDKDSADAAILTGSTNFTPTGVASNLNHILIAKSKRVAREYSNEFREILDGTFGSNQSRRFSPPRVYCVAGVPVKILFAPDHSPEMEIMKQMLKAKKSVDFAMFTFSRSSGIDDTLIALARSGIKVRGILDGGQGKQQWAPTKDIKDAGAEMHLCPHKAGLNKLHHKLAVIDGEVLVVGSFNFTGPANRLNDENILVIGELDDDKARSKQMQLGSYALDEIDRMINEHGEPV from the coding sequence ATGTCTATAAATCTTGGAAGACTGGAATTATTTATGGGACCCAAGCAATTGGGCGCCCCCGACGATTTGCTGGATGTAATAGTCAGCTTTATTGATGAATCCCGCCAATCTCTGGATGTAGCTGTACAGGAACTTGAATCCCGGCCCATAGCCGATGCTTTGATCCGCGCAAGACAAAGAGGCGTTTCAGTTCGGGTTGTCCTGGAAGGGGATTATCTCTCAGTGCGAAGAGCCCTCGCTGACCCCTGGTCTGAAGGTGGTACCAATGAGACGAACCGACAGATACACGATGCTCTGCAAAGGGCAAAAATAGAAGTCAAAACAGATTTTAATCCCGATATCTTCCACCAGAAGTTTATCATTCGGGATAAGGATAGCGCCGATGCGGCCATTCTTACCGGATCCACAAATTTTACTCCCACTGGTGTTGCGTCCAATCTTAACCATATACTGATAGCGAAAAGCAAGAGGGTGGCCCGAGAATATTCAAACGAGTTCAGGGAGATACTTGATGGGACCTTTGGGTCAAACCAGAGCCGCCGTTTTAGTCCACCACGTGTGTACTGCGTTGCAGGAGTACCAGTTAAGATACTTTTTGCACCAGATCACTCTCCTGAGATGGAGATCATGAAACAAATGCTAAAAGCGAAAAAATCCGTGGACTTTGCAATGTTCACCTTCAGTCGCTCTTCAGGGATTGATGATACCCTTATCGCTCTGGCCCGGTCCGGGATCAAAGTACGCGGCATCCTGGATGGTGGCCAGGGTAAACAGCAGTGGGCTCCGACAAAAGACATCAAGGACGCGGGAGCTGAAATGCATTTATGCCCGCATAAAGCAGGATTAAATAAACTGCACCACAAGCTGGCAGTCATTGACGGTGAGGTGCTTGTTGTCGGATCATTTAACTTCACAGGACCAGCTAATCGGCTAAACGATGAAAATATCCTTGTTATCGGTGAACTGGATGATGACAAAGCCAGATCAAAGCAAATGCAGCTCGGTTCCTACGCGCTTGACGAAATCGATAGGATGATAAATGAACATGGGGAGCCAGTTTGA